Proteins encoded within one genomic window of Solibaculum mannosilyticum:
- a CDS encoding aldo/keto reductase: MNAITLNNGIQMPILGFGTFLMNGKECEKSVLAAIRNGYRLIDTAEAYGNEEAVGNAILKSSVSRKELFLVTKVNFRSYENVRETIEKSLKLLHTDYLDMVLLHWPFGNYYAAWRELEKLYDEGKIRAIGVSNFEFDRLIDLIEFNKIVPAVNQIETHLFCQRKEEHKWLEKYHVQHMAYAPLGQGHKNEMFSSSEVSVLAQKYGKTPAQILLRFFIQQNVVVIPKSVHENRIVENINVFDFILSEEDQEILRKLDTKRPLIGTPENPELVESAMKW; this comes from the coding sequence ATGAACGCAATCACTTTGAATAATGGCATCCAAATGCCTATCCTGGGATTTGGTACATTTTTAATGAACGGAAAGGAATGTGAGAAAAGTGTTCTTGCAGCAATCCGCAATGGCTACCGTTTAATTGATACGGCAGAAGCTTATGGCAATGAGGAGGCTGTCGGAAACGCAATTTTGAAAAGTTCTGTTTCACGCAAAGAGCTGTTTCTTGTTACAAAAGTCAATTTCCGCTCTTATGAAAATGTACGTGAGACCATAGAAAAATCTCTTAAACTGCTGCATACAGACTATCTGGATATGGTACTGCTTCACTGGCCGTTCGGGAATTACTATGCTGCATGGCGTGAATTGGAAAAACTGTATGACGAGGGAAAAATCAGAGCAATCGGCGTATCAAACTTTGAGTTTGACCGTCTGATTGACCTGATTGAATTTAACAAAATTGTTCCGGCCGTCAATCAGATCGAAACCCACCTGTTCTGCCAGCGTAAAGAGGAACACAAATGGTTGGAAAAATATCATGTGCAACATATGGCGTATGCCCCATTAGGGCAAGGACATAAAAATGAGATGTTTTCGTCTTCAGAGGTATCTGTACTTGCACAAAAATACGGAAAAACTCCGGCGCAAATCCTGCTGCGCTTTTTCATCCAACAAAATGTGGTTGTTATTCCAAAAAGTGTACATGAAAATCGGATTGTAGAAAATATCAATGTTTTTGATTTTATACTTTCTGAGGAAGATCAGGAGATTTTAAGAAAGCTGGATACAAAGAGGCCGCTAATCGGAACGCCGGAGAATCCGGAACTGGTGGAAAGTGCTATGAAATGGTGA
- a CDS encoding flavodoxin, whose protein sequence is MKRILAFLLAGMMAVSLAACGESDNQENSQPSSASSLSQSSEPEQAPSSEQSQPTSSATEETPEESGNSTNMLVAYFSYAENADLPDGVDASATASIQTWNNTLTGNTGVIANMIAESTGAELFSIQTVEKYPASYDETVDQGQQERNADVRPELTTLPENLDAYDVIFLGFPNWWGDMPMAMYSFLEQVDLSGKTIVPFVTSGGSGFSSTISTIEDMESGATVQEGLSLRDSSAAGAQQQVNEWLSGLGYAG, encoded by the coding sequence ATGAAACGAATTCTGGCATTTTTATTAGCGGGAATGATGGCTGTCTCCCTGGCAGCATGTGGAGAATCCGATAACCAGGAAAACTCTCAGCCAAGTTCAGCATCGAGTCTTTCTCAGTCTTCTGAACCGGAACAAGCTCCTTCATCTGAGCAATCGCAGCCCACATCTTCCGCCACAGAAGAAACACCGGAGGAAAGCGGCAACAGTACCAATATGTTGGTTGCTTATTTCAGCTATGCCGAAAATGCAGATCTACCGGATGGTGTTGACGCTTCCGCAACGGCGAGTATTCAAACCTGGAACAATACGCTTACCGGAAACACCGGCGTTATCGCCAATATGATTGCCGAATCCACTGGAGCGGAGCTGTTTTCCATCCAGACAGTGGAAAAATACCCGGCTTCCTATGATGAAACCGTTGACCAGGGACAACAGGAGCGTAATGCAGACGTACGCCCTGAGCTTACTACGCTCCCGGAAAATTTGGACGCCTATGATGTGATTTTCCTGGGTTTTCCTAATTGGTGGGGCGATATGCCTATGGCAATGTACAGCTTTCTGGAACAGGTTGATCTCTCCGGCAAAACCATCGTTCCTTTTGTCACTTCCGGTGGCAGCGGATTTTCCAGCACCATCAGCACGATAGAAGATATGGAATCCGGCGCAACTGTCCAAGAGGGGCTTTCCCTTCGGGATTCCAGTGCGGCCGGCGCACAGCAACAAGTGAACGAGTGGCTGTCTGGTTTGGGTTACGCGGGGTAA
- a CDS encoding MerR family transcriptional regulator: MIYTLKQFAKMFQTTEHTIRYYTDINLLPCERDKGNRRIFNEESVNWMQGIVCLKGCDASIEDIKEYCELCRLPESRATLLARYQIILRQREQAYQRIEEAKATAAYMDEKVKHYEKVLAGVIPDDTNPENWTTNTRPPKH; the protein is encoded by the coding sequence ATGATTTACACACTTAAGCAGTTTGCAAAAATGTTCCAAACCACAGAACACACCATTCGTTACTACACAGATATTAATTTGCTGCCTTGTGAACGTGATAAAGGCAATCGACGTATTTTCAACGAAGAATCTGTAAACTGGATGCAGGGGATCGTATGTCTCAAGGGATGCGATGCGTCGATCGAGGATATTAAAGAATATTGTGAATTGTGCCGTTTGCCGGAATCCAGAGCAACTCTTTTGGCACGTTATCAAATTATTCTTCGTCAACGGGAACAGGCATACCAACGGATTGAAGAGGCAAAAGCAACTGCTGCTTATATGGATGAAAAGGTAAAGCATTACGAAAAAGTTTTAGCTGGGGTCATTCCAGATGATACAAACCCGGAAAATTGGACAACCAATACACGGCCCCCAAAACACTGA
- a CDS encoding aldo/keto reductase, which produces MAEKRKLRNLEVSPIGMGCMGFSHGYGKVPERNYSIQAIRKAANFGCTFFDTAESYGKEQFYPGHNEELVGEALEPFRKDVILATKLHLDTAEISAGNTLYEVMRRHLELSMQRLKTDYIDLYYLHRLNEQIPIEDVAEVMGKFIQNGFIRGWGLSQVSIQTLDTANQVTPVTAVQSLYSMVERGLEQEIIPYCLEHDIGLVPFSPIASGFLSGKVTAKTKFEGDDVRKFVPQLSKENLAANQPILDILAELSAKKNATSAQISLAWMLYKYPNVVPIPGSKNQERILENLASWNVNLSAAEFQALETALDHCTVYGQRGYVESEQNSFGHNWSKKNY; this is translated from the coding sequence ATGGCAGAAAAACGAAAATTGCGGAATTTAGAAGTTTCGCCAATCGGTATGGGCTGTATGGGATTTTCGCATGGCTATGGTAAAGTACCAGAGCGGAATTACAGCATTCAGGCAATCCGCAAAGCCGCAAATTTTGGCTGCACATTTTTTGATACAGCGGAAAGCTACGGGAAAGAGCAGTTTTATCCGGGTCATAACGAGGAATTAGTTGGAGAGGCCTTAGAACCATTCAGAAAAGATGTGATTCTTGCAACCAAACTGCACCTTGATACTGCCGAGATTTCAGCTGGAAACACGCTGTATGAGGTTATGCGGCGGCATTTGGAATTGTCCATGCAGCGATTAAAAACAGACTATATTGACCTTTATTACTTGCACAGATTGAATGAGCAAATTCCTATTGAAGATGTGGCAGAAGTCATGGGTAAGTTTATTCAAAATGGCTTCATTCGCGGATGGGGGCTTTCACAGGTTTCTATTCAGACGCTTGACACCGCAAATCAGGTCACGCCAGTAACTGCGGTTCAGAGCCTTTATTCAATGGTGGAACGAGGACTTGAACAGGAAATTATCCCGTACTGTCTGGAACACGATATTGGCCTTGTACCATTTTCCCCGATTGCCAGCGGTTTTCTCTCCGGTAAAGTGACTGCGAAAACTAAATTTGAGGGAGATGATGTGCGGAAATTTGTCCCTCAGCTTTCCAAAGAAAACCTCGCAGCAAACCAGCCTATTCTGGATATTTTAGCAGAACTTTCAGCAAAGAAAAATGCAACCAGCGCACAAATTTCGTTGGCGTGGATGCTGTACAAATATCCCAATGTTGTTCCCATTCCGGGATCAAAAAACCAAGAGCGCATTTTAGAAAACCTTGCAAGCTGGAATGTAAACTTAAGTGCTGCGGAATTTCAGGCATTGGAAACCGCTCTTGATCATTGTACCGTTTATGGACAGCGTGGATATGTAGAATCAGAACAAAACAGTTTTGGACACAATTGGAGCAAAAAGAATTATTAA
- a CDS encoding NAD(P)H-binding protein — MKNILILGATGTFGMALTQRLMQEDENRLTLFSRHASSTYTDHENISVIDGDALSLSDLKAAMKGTEVVYCTISGDRLPQIAENLVSAMTEIGISRLLFMGAVGIYNEIPDELDGEDNLDNEPAQIPNRKAVDIIEASSLNYTILRPGHLREGAENDFVLTVKGEPAKGYITTIPSLVNFAVQLIQDETLYSRESICITKDIGKEA; from the coding sequence ATGAAAAACATTTTGATCTTGGGTGCTACCGGCACCTTTGGAATGGCGTTGACTCAAAGACTGATGCAGGAAGATGAGAACAGGCTTACTCTATTCTCCCGGCACGCAAGTAGTACCTACACAGATCATGAAAATATATCTGTGATAGACGGCGACGCACTATCATTGTCCGACTTAAAAGCGGCTATGAAAGGAACAGAGGTTGTTTACTGTACAATCTCTGGCGATAGGCTCCCTCAAATAGCTGAAAATCTTGTTTCTGCTATGACTGAAATTGGGATTTCACGTCTACTGTTTATGGGGGCAGTTGGTATCTACAATGAAATTCCTGATGAGCTTGACGGAGAGGATAATCTGGACAATGAGCCTGCGCAAATTCCTAACCGAAAAGCTGTTGATATCATTGAAGCAAGTAGCCTGAATTACACCATTCTTCGTCCCGGCCATTTGAGAGAGGGAGCAGAAAATGATTTTGTTTTGACTGTCAAAGGAGAACCGGCAAAAGGATATATCACAACCATTCCTTCTCTTGTAAATTTTGCAGTTCAGCTCATTCAGGACGAAACTTTATATTCGAGAGAAAGTATTTGTATCACAAAAGACATCGGAAAAGAGGCATAA
- a CDS encoding flavodoxin, which yields MKKQTTLLLALLLALSLTACNSNNETTVSSSGTLQNRQSAISESVVSGEVSSSEEESAPSRESEQQSRVLVAYFSWADNAVIEGEVDAVASPSVVAPGNVQQLAGWVQEQTGGDLFSIQVTEPYPSDWDECLARANEERSENARPALTETVEAMSDYDVVFLGYPNWWYGSPMALLSFIEQNDLSGKQIYLFCSHGTGGLAKSVDEIASALPESAVLSENVFDVYEEDAASSENDILNWLKGVGY from the coding sequence ATGAAAAAACAAACAACATTGCTTTTAGCGCTTTTGCTGGCATTATCTTTAACTGCCTGTAATTCCAACAACGAAACAACGGTATCGTCGAGCGGAACCCTACAAAATAGGCAGTCGGCGATTTCCGAATCTGTGGTTTCTGGTGAGGTAAGTTCAAGCGAAGAAGAATCTGCTCCATCACGGGAATCTGAGCAGCAGAGCCGTGTTCTGGTGGCTTACTTTTCCTGGGCAGATAATGCTGTAATTGAGGGTGAAGTAGATGCAGTTGCTTCTCCCAGTGTAGTGGCTCCCGGCAATGTTCAGCAACTTGCAGGCTGGGTACAGGAACAAACCGGCGGCGATCTGTTTTCGATTCAAGTGACAGAGCCTTATCCCAGCGATTGGGACGAATGTCTTGCCCGCGCCAATGAGGAACGATCTGAAAACGCACGTCCTGCATTGACAGAAACGGTCGAAGCAATGAGCGACTATGATGTGGTGTTTCTGGGGTACCCCAACTGGTGGTATGGCTCGCCAATGGCCTTGCTGTCTTTTATCGAGCAGAATGACTTATCGGGAAAACAGATCTATCTGTTTTGCTCTCATGGAACAGGCGGTCTTGCCAAAAGTGTAGATGAAATCGCATCAGCATTGCCGGAAAGCGCCGTGCTTTCTGAAAACGTATTTGACGTTTACGAGGAGGACGCAGCTTCCTCCGAAAATGATATTTTGAACTGGCTGAAAGGCGTCGGATATTAG